The following is a genomic window from Chanos chanos chromosome 1, fChaCha1.1, whole genome shotgun sequence.
TGAGCTTGAGCTTTAGTGTCCATAGCATCAGAGAGAGACGAAGGAGATTCAGAACCATCCCAAAAAGACAGTACACTTCAGTTCAGGTGAGTAAACTAGGTCTGCTTTATGTCAGAGTGAACCGTTACACATCTGCAGTCTCCTTAATTTAACAGAGGTGCAAAAGTATTGCCACCAGGAGGCAACCAAATTTACTTATAGCAAAGGTGGACATATACATTCTCATTGTTAGAAAATATTTTGTAGAAATTTAAATTGACGATTCTTACAAAAATGACTTCCAAAGGCCTTATGCAGAGTATTGTAGGTGATGTGGTGAGAACAAAGCCTCAAATGAGtgtcaaaataatggaaaaatgTAAGTAAATGAGGTGAAAAGTGTGTTGAAATTGTGTGGTTTTATGGTGGTCAGGTTTCTGAGTTAATTCAGCAGTTACCAGCCAATTATTTTTTAGGGTCACGCATAAATGCTCCGGGCCAGATCATTCAGTAATTATTTTGGCTACCACAACAAAAGGTTGAGGTTTGAGTGACTTTGAAGAAGAGGTGATTTTTAGGGCATGTTTGGTAGGAATTTCCTTCATGAAGGTTGCTTAACTTGGTGGCAATTCACAAGAACAATGGCTAAGTGGTGTGAAAATTAATTGAGCAGTGGGCAAAACAGGGTCAGATGAGTCACCTAAACAAGTGGACAGATAACATctacttacatttacatttattcatttagcaggcACTTTTAATGTACATGTCTGGCACATGCCAAAAATAAGAACCAACCGTCGTGAATGGCTGTTTCCTTTAGCTATGGGTTCTGGTGTTGTTGGGTAGTTTAAGCCAGgagaacaaaaattaaatatcaGTCCATTTTTAGTCATCCCCTTTGTCATACAGAGAAGCATTTCTATTCCAGGAGGACAACGCTTCATTCACGGGGTACAATGTTCTTGTCACAGAATGGTTTGATCAggatgaaatgtaaatgtacacaaTGCCCATCTAAGTTATCTGAACACTTATTGGAGATATTGGAGAAACGTTTTTAGTGAAGACAACATTTTTCCCAGTAACCTGGGAAAGCATTTTCCACATGGCTGCATCCCAACAGAAGAGTTCCAGTAACTTGCACAATCTATGCCAATGTGCCCTGAGGCTATTCTGGTGTGTTGTGGTGGCACAACACCCATGCCACTTTAAGACACTTTAGAGTGGTGTTTCCTTTACTGTGACAGTTACCTGTACGTTTGAATGTCTACTGCAGAGCATTGTTAGGGTGTTTAATGGTCAGTACAGAAAAAATCTTTCATGAAATACATATGTCACAGATAACTTGAGTCCAGTGTtaccttgttctctctctctcttctctctctctctgtctcacactttctctctctctctctttcatttaggATGGCTCATGTGAGAAAATTTGCAGGGATTCCCATGTCTAAGGTATAGTGTCAGGGCTGAAACACAACAGCGTTTCAAAATTTCTTATTTCCGACCGGTTATGTTAAATATACTTGTGGTTAATTTCACTTTGTTGTGATGCAATTACAACTGATGCGAGTATTAAgtgaagaacaacaacaaaaaaaaagataaaaaaagaaaacagaaaaacaagttcTTGTGAAACAGCTACTCTGGATTTGTACTTTATCTCAATTAGACAAGAACGTGCTTGTTATTCATGTCTGAAATCAGGTTGTCTTTGCAGTCAATGCGAGGTATTTGTAAAGAGGAGGACTATGTCTTCTTGGGCACTCTGGATGAGAAGGAATCCAGCCAGGAGGAGACCACATTTCTTGAAAGTGAATGGAAGGCAAAACGGGAGGAAAGGGTAAATGTTCATCCAGGCCTTGGTCACCTTTTTGGAGCCATTTTAAAACCAGGAACAGAATATGTAAGAAAGAACCTGCTTGTATAGACTGAAAAAgcactacacaaataaaacttgaACTTGTGGCACTGTGACATGTTTTCACACAACTTCCTCCTCTGCATTGGTGCAGCATCTCcgcagactggagagagaggaacaggagagaaagagactccTTGAATTGGAGGAACAGAGGAAGGTACTAAAACATCATACCTGAAAATCCACATATATGTTAATGATACCAGTTAACTATGAGAGAATTactaacattttttgtttttgtttttttaaagctacaTGGTTAGTGTGTCTTTCATCACTTTCCAGTATGACTGAAATGGGCCTTGGCtgcaccatacacacaaaatagcATTAGTCCTCCAAGGTGTAGCCATCCCATTCTAGCTAATGGTTCCCAGTTCCAGCATAACTGCAATTTGAGTCTACAGCAAGCTGGCtgagtgtgtggggtgtgtgtggtgctggCTGGAACGCAAAtctgtagattactgtagttTTCACACATCTTCCTCTATGCAtggagaaggtgtgtgtgtgtgtgcgtgtgcatgtgtgtgtgtagcatgattgtagttgttttttaatgatgctTGCCCAGTCATAAACTATTGACAGGGTGCAGGGTCAGAGAAGGAcgtttctgctgtttgtgttaCTGCTGTTGTTGAAACTGTAACAGAGGCAGTAAGAAACAACACTACTCCActtcttttatttgtgtttgcaaATCAGATTATGTCTCAGTAAACCATAGAAGCATAAAAACATATCCCAGGGTTCTCTATTTCCCTCCCATTGTCTGCATGTTAGACAAAAAGTGGAGCTTTTGGCTTCTCTGTTAATTGCTAAATACTACATAGTGACAGTTCACTCTTACATACATCTGGTTCTTCCTTTGCCAGCTGTGTAAGGCttcagatgagagaaagaaagagtgggaaAAAGCTATTTCCTGATTGATGACAGTCAGGGGAGGAGTGTCTGGCCTTGATTCCCATGTGTGTTGCACTGAATCTCATTACTATCAATCAAGAGACagaccccaaaaacaaaaaaagaggcaaaaaaattcaaaaggcACCTAAGACGACCACACCCTTTGTGTGAAAGGAGACAGACTACAGGAGACAGATGAGGTGTCacgacatgtttttttttttttaagtcattccAAAAGAATGCTGAGTTTCAACATTTCCTGTATGTACAAATCTGTGGCCCCCCATTAGACACAGCAGACAAGAGGGGGCATCCTCCAAGGCATAGCTGCAGTTTGAAACACACAGTAAGCCAAAGGTCAAAACTAGCCTCATTCCATCATCCACTTACAGAATGCCGGACTGTTTTCAAGCTGCACTGAAGAATTTCACTGGCTGACTATTTGAGGGAAGAGGCCCTATGTCTCTTAGGGTGCTTCACTGTCAAAGGCATATCCTTAATTTTACCCTTCATTGATCCTGTGGCTATACATATCCCACTGAGGTCtgagacaaacatgtttttattttctttgcaggagaaagaacagaaatggaGGGACCATGTTGCACAGCTGGCCAATAAAAGGatgggcctgagagagagagcacaaagacTCCAAGAGTTCAGGGTGaggacacacatgaacatatccatgcacagacatgcagtGTGTATACAGTTAATCAggcatgacacacacagacatgcggCGGCCACAGGTACTAAGGTGTGATACATGCAGCCTGTGCAGGTAATAaggtgtgacacacacagacgctttTATTAGGTAACATCAGATTTGGCCAAAATGTACCAGAAGGTACGTTGGCCTGATCACATGGAAAGATACCATAGAGATATAGCTGATACCATATCATATCATAGATGATCCAAGCAACTCCGTGGATAAATATTATTCTGCATGGTTATAATAATTTTAATAAAAAGCCAGCAGAGTCCAGAGACATGTATTTAATGTGgttaaacacacagctgttttctcACTGGGATCAAAGAACATTGGAATAGTTGGTGAAGCACATGCCTCTCCTAGTCCCACTGTTTTACATTCAGTCCTTTTCCAAATCTGCACAGCCTTGGGTTACTCCATAGACCCCAGCAGTTTGGTTGTCTGACGTCCTTGAAAGAAAATCCACAATAAGTGAAATTTATATTTTGGAACTGATTATTAcgtataaatgtaaaaatgtacccACGTTGTCATCCTATTACACATTCAGTGTTCAGACAATTCATGTTGATCTCCATGATCTCTTTGCAGGATTTTCAGAGAAAAGTGCTGGCAGAGGATTTGGGTCTGGATCCAAGTTCTGCTTCTGAGAAGATCACACAACTTCTCCAGAGACTATAACAACATCTATGTAAAAAGCTGCATtaactgtttcactgtgtacGTTATTCACATGGAAACTATAACATTTTAAGCATTTGTGCAATAATGCATTGACTGGAAATGTCTGAGAACCTGTGAGTGTAGATATAGTCACCTGTGTTACAGCCATTGTCTATTCTATTCACTATGCATTGAGGCGTTAGCATGTGTACAGCGACCAGGCCAGGAATAAACTATGCTCTCAGCCACAAGGCctttttgtctgaaatgtgctACAgtcaacattaaaacagtgaaataacaataaaacataaCAATGACAGCATAAAATTAGTAAAACAACAAGGGGGGAACATCTCTGTTCTCTAGTATTTATCTCTCAAAGGGCAGTTTGTGGGTGGGAGGAGCCTTGGTATAAAGCAGATGTCAAGAGCAGTTTGAGCAAAAAGGtgggacagaggaagagaagggtGGTGGACTCATTTACACAGCTGTGTGCTTTACTCTGGAGTTTCCATTTAAGTTTTAAGCTTATGCGCTTTGTTAAAAAACTTTTGTAAAACATACCtgatgagtcagtgtgtgtatttgtttgtaagtggaggagaaagagagagagaaagagtcaaaaGAGACACTGAATTATCATCACTTTCCTTGGTTGACTCTTAGGTCTCTTTGACAATCATTGGCACAAAAGGTgttggagtgagagaaaggcagatgaagaagagggaaaaataaaggGTGTGGTGAGGAAGAAAGGATaagagagcagaaagaaaaaagaagggaaagagcaagagaggaagacagagaaacaggaacaggtgGCTCCAGTGGCTGCAGGAGAGAATAGAGGAGTCAAGTTGCAGAGTGTCTGGCCcctgagggagggaaaaagtCTCCTGTACCTCAGTCTCAATAAGCACACACTAATCCACGCCATCTTCTATGCTACACtttattctcctctctcattccagtACCTCTCCATAATCACTGCTGCTCTGCAATCACTGAAAATGCCTGACAATCAAACATGAGGAAGGTAGTGTTGGGATGTGTAGATATATATAAATCGCTGTACATGCCTTTAAATATGTTAAGATGAACATTATCATGGCTTAGATTACCAGTTACACAAATTGCATGAAAAACTGAACACAGCCCAAAAGTAATCTGCAATGTAATTGACTGTTTATAACCATGCTTGCAATGCAATTCTGACCATAGCCACACACCAGGTTCTAATTCAAGTACTCTTTTAAATAGCATGTAGTGCTTCATCAGCACATACTGGTGTAATAATCTCTGTGGCTTTATGACCATAATGGCCAGGAATgcattctctcctcttttatcAGTCTTTTTAGAACAGCCATTTTCAGTCACTACTGCCCTATTGGATAGAACTCCAGCAACAAGTAACAAAAGGAGGAACTTAATGGATATCACTTGAGACAAATCAGGTCATCTCCAGGTTTTGTCAAGTTGGCAGTGGAATTTGCCATGGGCTGGGCTTACACATAGACACCCATAAATGGGTATGCatatgtacacacgcacacatacacacgcacgcacacacacaatacaatggAGGAATTTGGAGCTGTAGCCGACACTTGAAAGCATGTGAAATGTTAGTGTGTAACATCTCCAGATCAAATTTGCAAGCCCTGGGGAACATTTGGAAGGGGATCTGACTGTCACCCCCTTATGTGCCTCAGTAACACAGCATACATTTAACCTAGCTGGCGTAATATGTTCATTCTGTTATAAACCTCAAAATCAACTAATGGATATAAAAATCCAAAATGAAAGTTTTCAAGACTCTTgcacttcatacacacacacacacacacacacacacacacacacacaattatatgCCACTGTTTGCCATTTGAGTTTCCCCTAAACATTAGCCCCTGAAACGTCTCCCTAGATTAGTCTGCCATTCATTTACACTTTCTCCTAGCCACTCAGCATGCAGACTAACCCAGGGAAGAAACCCCctaagggagaaagagaagcaggtTGGTGTCTATGATCTCCCCTTGAATACTCTATTCTTCATCCCATGCTCTTCACATTCATTGCTTCATTTTACTTATGCATAATTCACACTGTGGAATCCCAGATGGTATGCGTCCGACACAGTTCTCAATGGTGACTATGTCTAGCATTCTGCAGTTCTTGCCAACTCCAAAACTACTAGAATGTGGCTTTATGGGCTGGCTTCTAAGACAAGGACTAGACTGTAATCCTAACTGTTTTTTGTGTAAAGTCCAGTTTAGTCTACGTCTAATCTTTTCTGTTCTTGCATGGGAAACCAGTTCCATGAGTTCATATATCCCTGAAAAGAACAAGACCCAATTAAGAGCTAaaacagtctttcatttgaggaaaataaaaaaaaagacaggtctCACATGACGACGAGAGAGATTCAATA
Proteins encoded in this region:
- the LOC115808125 gene encoding trihelix transcription factor GT-3b, whose translation is MAHVRKFAGIPMSKSMRGICKEEDYVFLGTLDEKESSQEETTFLESEWKAKREERHLRRLEREEQERKRLLELEEQRKEKEQKWRDHVAQLANKRMGLRERAQRLQEFRDFQRKVLAEDLGLDPSSASEKITQLLQRL